One genomic window of bacterium includes the following:
- the trmD gene encoding tRNA (guanosine(37)-N1)-methyltransferase TrmD — MRINIITAFPKIFDSFFSESIISRAQKKELLSINILNLRDFTYDNHQTIDMRPFGGGPGMILMVEPIYKALLSIYPDAVNDVKKFRNRDRNKIVLTSPKGRKYHQTIAMDYSKLDTLTIICGHYEGVDSRVSENFVDEEVSIGDFILSGGEAATIVIVDSITRLLPGSLGNPNSLMHETDQQKGIHEYSQYTRPQKFITKDKKTLSVPKILLSGNHKEIEKWRNFDSAKASN, encoded by the coding sequence ATGAGGATTAATATAATCACAGCATTTCCAAAGATCTTTGATTCTTTTTTTTCTGAATCAATTATTAGTAGAGCTCAAAAAAAAGAATTACTAAGTATAAATATATTGAACCTAAGGGACTTCACTTACGATAATCATCAAACAATAGACATGAGACCTTTTGGTGGCGGGCCAGGAATGATACTCATGGTAGAGCCAATCTATAAAGCTCTGCTCAGTATTTACCCTGATGCAGTTAATGATGTCAAGAAGTTTCGAAATAGAGATAGAAACAAGATCGTTTTAACTTCACCTAAAGGTCGGAAATATCACCAAACTATAGCTATGGACTATTCAAAACTAGATACTTTGACCATAATTTGTGGTCATTATGAAGGTGTTGATAGTAGAGTATCAGAAAATTTTGTTGATGAGGAGGTTTCTATAGGTGATTTTATTCTTTCAGGTGGAGAAGCTGCGACCATTGTGATAGTTGATAGTATAACAAGATTGTTACCAGGATCACTTGGAAATCCGAATAGTCTAATGCACGAAACTGATCAACAGAAGGGTATCCATGAATATTCGCAATATACAAGGCCACAAAAATTCATAACAAAGGACAAGAAGACCCTCAGTGTACCAAAAATTCTACTATCTGGAAATCATAAAGAAATCGAGAAATGGAGGAACTTCGATAGTGCAAAGGCTTCTAACTAG
- the alr gene encoding alanine racemase translates to MPQDQKITKLLREINIKLENNQVANPHDTISKIARVFGKSVDELLDFLPNLNNYKSLNIIELNSEQLITNFKNIQNHLDGKIVFPVLKSNAYGHGITHTYKKLQAYVINTYVCVDSLAEAFEIYKINNQQKVLIMGYVDPNNLNIKKLPFDYAVWSKSQVKLISKFQPTAKFHAFVDTGMNREGLKMFEVQSFLDSLTKSEKQKIVGLMSHFSSADENNDKSTDLQIKNYAFAKDLFVKECLDIKYFHIGASAAIEKKLAYDISNSYRVGLLLYGYSPINLVSKITSPILDLYSCITQIKFVWQDEPIGYNSQYKADKNTVIATLPIGYNDGIDRRLSNKGFVFVQGEACPIVGNISMNIMTVDITKVYKEFDIQIGQKVKVISSNPNEVNSVTNNAKLIGESVYVNLVGLNSLTRREAK, encoded by the coding sequence ATGCCTCAAGATCAAAAAATAACGAAGCTTCTACGAGAAATAAATATAAAACTTGAAAACAATCAAGTTGCAAATCCTCACGATACTATTTCAAAAATTGCTAGAGTATTTGGAAAGTCTGTTGATGAGCTCTTGGATTTTTTGCCTAACTTAAATAACTATAAGTCATTAAATATAATAGAATTGAACTCAGAGCAACTAATAACTAACTTTAAAAACATTCAAAATCATTTAGATGGAAAGATCGTTTTCCCGGTTTTGAAATCAAATGCCTATGGTCATGGGATTACTCATACTTATAAAAAATTACAAGCCTATGTCATAAACACCTATGTTTGTGTAGATAGTTTGGCGGAGGCTTTTGAAATATACAAAATAAATAATCAGCAAAAAGTCTTGATAATGGGTTATGTAGATCCAAATAATCTCAACATAAAAAAGTTACCATTTGATTATGCTGTTTGGAGTAAATCGCAAGTAAAGCTAATTTCAAAATTTCAACCAACTGCCAAGTTTCATGCTTTCGTAGATACTGGTATGAACAGAGAAGGTCTCAAGATGTTTGAGGTGCAAAGCTTTTTGGATTCATTGACAAAATCAGAAAAACAAAAAATTGTAGGCTTGATGTCTCACTTTTCCTCTGCAGATGAAAATAATGACAAATCAACTGACTTGCAAATAAAAAACTACGCATTTGCAAAAGATTTATTTGTGAAAGAGTGTCTTGATATAAAGTACTTTCATATAGGTGCAAGTGCAGCAATTGAGAAGAAGCTAGCTTATGATATCTCGAATTCGTATAGAGTCGGCTTATTGTTATATGGCTATTCACCAATAAACTTAGTTTCAAAGATAACTTCACCTATTCTTGACTTGTATTCGTGTATAACCCAAATCAAATTTGTTTGGCAAGACGAACCAATAGGTTACAACTCTCAATACAAAGCTGATAAGAATACAGTAATTGCAACATTGCCAATTGGGTATAATGACGGTATTGATAGAAGATTGTCAAATAAAGGGTTTGTTTTTGTTCAAGGTGAAGCATGTCCTATTGTTGGTAACATTTCAATGAATATAATGACTGTAGATATTACAAAAGTTTATAAGGAATTTGATATTCAAATTGGTCAGAAAGTGAAAGTAATTTCTTCAAATCCAAACGAAGTAAACTCAGTAACAAATAACGCAAAGTTAATAGGCGAATCAGTATATGTCAATCTTGTTGGACTTAATTCATTAACAAGAAGAGAAGCAAAATAA
- a CDS encoding DNA replication/repair protein RecF, protein MLKSVSIQNYKNLQISNLELGDRLNLFVAENGYGKTNLLEAIYYLTNGFAFRKVSDEVSINLDFDSSIYTHKFFNVTGEYSSHNEVIQKQVYFEKGERIKKLTRINEKHKTKSEFRSKIVATIFSPESIDLISDSAEVRRSEIDDFAKLYYPDYEEKLIKFNLTLRNRNKVLKLASKSDVPENFSNDIKFWTEQFLEISEEVIKTRLQVLDLIKPKVGEIAKQIYHFENNIFELNYISRYKADKLELKKLLNTSTEKEKVLGQTMYGPQKDDVQVLLNSQDLRSFGSRGQMRLASFIIKVAFYELFQEAGYSSILLLDDLPSELDEKHLRNVEDFLLNNLTSQAILTAASGIEYSDEFKKRSNILVIHGI, encoded by the coding sequence TTGCTCAAAAGTGTTTCAATCCAAAATTACAAAAATCTTCAAATATCTAATCTTGAATTAGGAGATAGATTGAATCTTTTTGTTGCTGAAAATGGTTATGGCAAAACAAATTTACTTGAAGCGATTTACTACCTCACAAATGGGTTTGCATTTCGAAAAGTTTCAGATGAAGTAAGTATAAACTTGGACTTTGACAGTTCAATTTATACACATAAGTTTTTCAATGTAACTGGAGAATATTCTTCACACAATGAAGTAATTCAGAAACAAGTTTATTTTGAAAAGGGAGAAAGAATCAAGAAACTAACCAGAATAAATGAAAAGCATAAAACTAAATCCGAATTTAGATCAAAAATTGTAGCGACTATATTTTCTCCAGAATCAATTGATCTCATATCAGATTCAGCTGAAGTTCGAAGATCGGAAATTGATGATTTTGCAAAATTGTATTATCCAGATTACGAAGAAAAGTTGATAAAGTTTAATCTAACTCTGAGAAATAGAAATAAAGTTTTGAAACTTGCTTCAAAGTCAGATGTGCCAGAAAATTTCAGTAACGATATAAAATTTTGGACAGAACAATTTCTTGAGATTAGTGAAGAAGTTATCAAAACTAGGTTGCAAGTTTTGGACCTCATTAAACCAAAAGTTGGTGAAATTGCAAAACAAATTTATCATTTTGAAAATAACATTTTTGAATTAAATTATATTTCAAGATACAAAGCCGACAAACTTGAACTTAAAAAATTATTAAATACTTCAACAGAAAAAGAGAAAGTACTTGGACAAACTATGTATGGTCCGCAAAAAGATGATGTGCAAGTTTTACTTAATTCTCAAGATCTGCGAAGTTTTGGGTCAAGAGGACAAATGCGACTTGCAAGTTTTATAATCAAGGTTGCATTTTATGAGTTATTTCAAGAAGCTGGGTATAGCTCAATATTATTACTGGACGATTTGCCTTCAGAACTTGATGAAAAGCATTTGAGAAATGTAGAAGATTTCCTTCTAAATAACTTAACTTCGCAAGCAATCTTGACAGCGGCAAGTGGGATAGAATATTCAGATGAGTTTAAGAAAAGGTCTAATATACTTGTAATACACGGTATCTAA
- a CDS encoding ComF family protein has translation MHKDCKHFSHLDGLFVGYKYSKAIELIVQDLKYHGHTQTANTIATLIKESEQGKIFVDIVKNNIPNALFIPVPLHKRKLNSRGFNQAKLIVDELRNQILSPFDTQKDLQNIDLIIRTKNTKTQVGMNKLERIKNLQDVFDLTSNQKIWNFVILIENPTFILVDDIYTTGTTMEECSKVIKKHFKNSKVYGLVLARG, from the coding sequence ATGCACAAAGATTGTAAGCATTTCTCACATCTTGACGGTTTGTTTGTAGGATATAAATACTCAAAAGCAATAGAACTTATTGTGCAGGATTTGAAGTATCACGGACATACACAAACTGCAAACACTATAGCTACTTTGATAAAAGAATCCGAACAAGGAAAGATTTTCGTTGATATTGTCAAAAACAACATCCCCAACGCCTTGTTTATACCGGTACCTTTGCATAAAAGAAAATTAAATTCCCGCGGATTCAATCAAGCAAAACTTATTGTAGATGAATTGAGGAATCAAATTTTATCTCCATTTGACACACAAAAAGATTTGCAAAACATAGATCTAATTATCCGTACCAAGAATACCAAAACCCAAGTTGGTATGAATAAATTAGAAAGGATAAAAAATCTTCAAGATGTTTTTGACCTTACATCAAATCAGAAAATTTGGAATTTTGTAATACTAATTGAAAACCCTACTTTTATCCTAGTTGATGATATATATACAACTGGAACAACTATGGAAGAATGTAGCAAAGTTATTAAGAAACATTTCAAGAATTCAAAAGTTTATGGACTTGTACTGGCTAGAGGATAA
- a CDS encoding rhomboid family intramembrane serine protease, which produces MNNIKYKLKLLDATDVLVAINILMFALTLLYSRGLQPNTQALVDFGGNATSYMKYGHEYWRFFTSMFLHANIIHLLVNMYSLKILGSTVEKIFGRRNFMIVYLFSGITGSAASYLVNTIMNANSLSVGASGAIFGLLGLLLSQKFIEKRNIMKGKLKRYVNIDYNNLIVIILVNLVIGFSISNIDNSAHIGGLIGGFLLGLIL; this is translated from the coding sequence ATGAATAATATCAAGTATAAACTCAAACTTCTAGATGCGACGGATGTTCTTGTCGCAATAAATATTTTGATGTTTGCACTAACGCTTTTGTACTCGCGAGGATTGCAGCCAAATACTCAAGCTCTTGTTGATTTTGGTGGGAATGCTACTTCATATATGAAGTATGGGCATGAGTATTGGAGATTTTTTACTTCAATGTTTTTGCATGCAAATATCATACATCTTTTGGTAAATATGTATTCATTGAAGATACTTGGTAGCACTGTAGAGAAAATATTTGGAAGACGGAACTTTATGATTGTCTACTTGTTTTCAGGTATCACAGGTTCGGCGGCAAGTTATCTTGTCAATACAATTATGAATGCAAATAGTCTCTCTGTTGGTGCAAGTGGTGCCATATTTGGATTACTGGGTTTACTTCTTTCTCAAAAATTCATTGAGAAAAGAAATATTATGAAAGGAAAGCTCAAAAGATATGTAAACATTGACTATAATAATTTGATCGTAATAATTCTTGTGAATCTAGTGATAGGTTTTTCAATATCAAATATTGATAATTCTGCTCATATAGGTGGTTTGATAGGTGGTTTTTTGCTAGGTCTAATACTATGA
- a CDS encoding polysaccharide deacetylase family protein, which yields MNKAIEYFKRYFSTKNMIYYLLFVDLVIFLLLLFFMIQNIQLLNWDQDFYAHQSDFVSTLSLSLTKTAATKVSNTPEVQSNNSTSSLTQVTSSSITFTSRSDEQLKFPIVMYHYINDEKNDYKTDPVGYNLTTPTSAFENDISNLVNSNYKSYFLKELNSFSNEDNPVVLTFDDGYKDFYTNAFPILKKYKFKSTIFIITDKVGQNGYMTWEDLSELSESGLVEIGSHSISHPDLSKTSESLQKEQLLKSKSEIETNLGIEVVSFCYPSGKYNETTLRLLPITGYKYAVTTRAGLYEKKDGVFEMKRIRADHEGLTNKNIVRQ from the coding sequence ATGAACAAAGCTATTGAATATTTCAAAAGATATTTCAGCACAAAGAACATGATTTATTACTTGCTGTTTGTTGACTTAGTGATATTTCTCTTGCTTCTCTTTTTTATGATTCAAAATATCCAGTTACTAAATTGGGATCAAGATTTCTATGCGCATCAATCGGATTTTGTCTCTACATTATCATTATCGCTAACGAAAACTGCCGCAACGAAAGTGAGCAATACTCCTGAGGTACAGTCAAACAATTCAACTAGCAGTCTGACTCAAGTTACAAGTAGTTCTATTACATTCACTTCAAGATCCGATGAACAATTGAAGTTTCCGATAGTGATGTACCATTACATAAATGATGAGAAAAATGACTATAAAACAGATCCAGTTGGTTATAACCTGACAACTCCTACATCTGCTTTTGAAAACGATATATCAAATTTGGTGAACAGTAACTATAAATCATACTTTTTGAAAGAGTTGAATTCCTTTTCAAATGAAGATAATCCTGTAGTCTTGACGTTTGATGATGGATACAAAGACTTTTATACAAACGCTTTTCCTATATTGAAAAAGTATAAGTTCAAAAGCACTATATTTATTATTACTGACAAGGTTGGACAAAATGGCTATATGACTTGGGAAGACTTAAGTGAACTTTCAGAATCAGGATTAGTCGAAATAGGATCTCATAGTATCTCTCATCCTGATTTATCAAAAACTTCAGAGAGTTTGCAAAAAGAACAATTATTGAAAAGTAAATCTGAAATAGAAACTAATCTAGGGATAGAAGTTGTATCATTTTGTTATCCATCTGGTAAGTATAATGAGACAACTCTGAGACTGTTACCCATAACTGGTTATAAGTATGCAGTTACTACGAGAGCAGGTTTGTATGAAAAAAAAGATGGAGTTTTTGAAATGAAAAGAATTAGAGCTGATCACGAAGGATTGACTAATAAAAATATTGTTAGACAGTAG
- a CDS encoding cob(I)yrinic acid a,c-diamide adenosyltransferase — MKIYTKTGDKGQTSLLNGVRVDKLDVRIRLLGQIDKLNAYVGMNIANFDEIDIAKENLLKQVKLLRQIQNLLFEVGTEIARSNSEAINSNIVDNISYTTTDMEIQIDDMSLSTSELKNFILPGGTKIASFAHLTRTIVREIEIFFIAHGDTFEIEEFNIFLNRLSDYFFSLARYLNLLGGLEDIVWKP; from the coding sequence ATGAAAATATATACAAAAACTGGAGATAAAGGGCAAACATCACTTTTGAATGGAGTAAGGGTAGACAAGTTAGATGTCAGGATAAGGTTACTTGGACAAATTGATAAACTAAACGCTTATGTTGGTATGAATATCGCAAACTTTGATGAGATTGATATTGCAAAAGAAAATTTGTTGAAGCAAGTGAAATTGTTAAGACAGATTCAAAACTTACTTTTTGAAGTTGGGACAGAGATTGCTAGATCTAATTCAGAAGCTATTAATTCTAACATAGTAGATAATATTTCATATACTACAACTGATATGGAAATTCAGATAGATGACATGAGTTTATCAACTTCTGAATTGAAAAACTTTATCCTTCCAGGTGGAACCAAAATAGCAAGTTTTGCACATTTGACAAGAACTATAGTAAGAGAAATTGAAATTTTCTTCATAGCACACGGAGATACTTTTGAGATTGAAGAGTTTAATATTTTCTTAAATAGATTAAGTGATTACTTTTTCTCGCTCGCAAGATATCTAAATTTATTGGGAGGTCTTGAAGATATAGTTTGGAAACCATAA
- the recJ gene encoding single-stranded-DNA-specific exonuclease RecJ yields the protein MQFTSTFKKLLQVRNISESQVEEFVNPKFEFQNPFKIPNMEKAVEKIQSQIQTGGWIFIHGDFDVDGVCATSTLFNFIYYDLNYKQIYPYIPSRFDEGYGLSENSLTNIYDIYKIKVQNVDLNNNQKPLLISVDCGIKDAKLIDEKWHDYFEFIITDHHTIPEILPKQAIVVHPKLKDSKLEFQEISGTTVVWYLVRAMGERLNLPAYGVPPYQGGQKYLPLVALATNCDIMPLIDENRKIVKFGLEEIRNMNVLNLPAYGIPPYQGGLLGLFELCKVSGVETKSISSYDLGFKLGPRINAAGRLTAAIDAVRLFTTLDLKVAKQIAIDLNSLNSTRQQITETRLQEAKAQVTPQVKNNNKILIIIGEDWEEGIIGLVAGKLCEEYFRPTIVLSKSELDSVGSCRSTKHLNITETLNEVSSFLTRYGGHAQAAGLSIENDKLDEFQNAILKLVNEKLSDELIIKPENIDLELEADEITLEFAKELELFEPFGMGNSKPKFSCKNLKINSIETISGKHLKLYFDKFSAIGFNLANSNYSKFKQGDKIDLKFNLDIDTWNGNLKLSLKIVKQGIINSNVKGSC from the coding sequence ATGCAATTTACCTCAACTTTCAAAAAATTACTTCAAGTTCGAAATATTTCAGAATCTCAAGTTGAAGAATTTGTAAATCCAAAGTTTGAATTCCAAAATCCTTTCAAAATTCCAAATATGGAAAAAGCAGTTGAGAAAATTCAATCTCAAATACAAACCGGAGGTTGGATTTTCATACATGGAGATTTTGATGTAGATGGAGTTTGTGCAACTTCAACACTATTCAATTTCATATATTATGACTTGAATTACAAACAGATTTATCCATATATTCCTTCAAGGTTTGATGAAGGTTATGGTCTTTCTGAAAATTCCTTAACAAATATTTATGATATTTACAAAATTAAAGTTCAAAATGTAGATTTAAATAATAACCAAAAACCACTTTTGATTAGCGTGGATTGTGGAATCAAAGATGCAAAATTGATTGATGAGAAATGGCACGATTACTTTGAGTTTATAATTACAGATCATCATACAATTCCTGAAATATTACCAAAACAGGCAATTGTAGTTCATCCAAAATTGAAAGATTCAAAACTAGAGTTTCAAGAAATTTCTGGAACTACTGTAGTTTGGTACTTAGTGAGAGCGATGGGTGAAAGATTAAACCTCCCTGCCTACGGCGTCCCTCCTTACCAAGGCGGGCAAAAGTATCTTCCACTTGTTGCGCTTGCGACAAATTGCGACATAATGCCATTGATTGATGAAAATAGAAAAATTGTTAAATTTGGATTAGAGGAGATTAGAAATATGAATGTTTTAAACCTCCCTGCCTACGGCATCCCTCCTTATCAAGGCGGGCTTTTAGGTTTGTTTGAGCTTTGCAAAGTTTCTGGAGTTGAAACGAAGAGCATTAGTTCATATGATTTAGGTTTCAAGTTAGGTCCAAGGATAAATGCTGCTGGAAGATTGACTGCAGCAATTGATGCAGTTAGACTTTTCACCACGCTAGACCTAAAAGTTGCTAAACAAATCGCAATTGATCTAAACTCATTGAATTCAACTCGTCAGCAAATAACTGAAACTAGACTTCAAGAAGCAAAAGCTCAAGTAACTCCTCAAGTTAAAAATAATAATAAGATTTTGATTATAATTGGGGAAGATTGGGAAGAAGGAATTATAGGTTTGGTTGCGGGAAAACTTTGTGAGGAATATTTCAGACCAACTATAGTTTTATCGAAGTCAGAGTTGGACTCAGTTGGAAGTTGTAGATCAACGAAGCACCTAAATATTACTGAGACTTTGAATGAAGTTAGTTCCTTTTTAACTCGCTATGGAGGTCATGCTCAAGCTGCGGGACTTTCTATTGAAAATGATAAACTAGATGAGTTTCAAAATGCAATTTTGAAACTTGTAAATGAAAAACTAAGTGATGAACTTATAATTAAACCAGAAAATATAGATCTAGAACTTGAAGCAGATGAAATTACTCTTGAATTTGCAAAAGAATTGGAATTGTTTGAACCATTTGGAATGGGAAATTCAAAGCCGAAGTTCAGTTGTAAAAATTTGAAGATTAACAGTATTGAAACAATTTCTGGTAAACATTTGAAACTATATTTTGATAAGTTTTCTGCAATTGGATTCAATCTTGCAAATAGTAATTATTCAAAATTTAAACAAGGTGATAAAATAGACCTGAAATTTAATTTAGATATTGATACTTGGAATGGAAACTTAAAACTTAGTTTGAAAATTGTAAAGCAAGGAATTATTAATTCAAACGTGAAAGGTTCCTGCTAA
- a CDS encoding isoleucine--tRNA ligase: MSKQIQLPNKTLPEIEAEVTKFWKENQIFEKVTKLRENAPKYRFVDGPPFPNDVPHYGHMLCSVAKDVIPRYQTMKGKSVRRVFGWDCHGLAVEEKLNSKLGIKGEESKDKIENEIGIKNYIQMCRDFVGTNIDAWRWYMDKLGRWSDMDHAYKTMDQKFGESVVWAFKQLWDKGLIYKGKRTSLYSTDSGTPVSEFEVNMDPDNYQETEDVSVYMKFRLINPFELSSKVFERSNVFVLAWTTTPWTLYANFALAVNEAEDYLLVKYDENKEEHLVLADKLFDQLKQSLSKEFVNPQVIDKFKGKELLNLNYEQYLPDIPTQNSNDFKIYHGDHVSMEDGTGIVHIAPAYGAEDFEMGKKFELSDYGSIDNTGHLLVGSYKGKYLRDANLEIAKELLRDEKVLKIKSYKHRLPYYRGVNPLIYKTQDAWFIDVQKIKPRMLELIDQTNWIPESIRDGRWKNTIESSPDWCISRERYWNTIMPIWVNLEDENDMWVIGSIQEMMDNSNDQIYKKDDKYYLQVNDNEVTMHRDICDDIILHRDGKHYKRISQVLDNWMDAGSVPFAEYHYPFENTEVFKSKPSADFIVEYVGQVRAWFNVLYRMSVGVFDDIAFDNVICTGVVAGNDGRKMSKSYGNYPDSTKVLNEVGGEAVRLFLMNSPLLLGGDAECKEETIKDQVKIILLPLLNSLKYFVLYAEDFKYDGNFVSDNFSDTWILTKLSQLIVGTDTNLSNYNIPNVAKDLQTFINELSSWYIKTNRDRFVSKDNSALQTLYRVLLNLTFSMSPLIPFVTEYSWQVLKDYQDKFNFESVHMVEWENIETTTTLQATSTVEQFPDVFSKMEEVRDIISAGLKIRDENKIPVKQVLSSVEVSKKLTKEQIELIKQELNVFELVNDKLNDDLKIKLDLNITNELRLLGLVREITSFFQLERKQIGLNLEDEVNILYNGSNLVLDSIEANLEQLSSKIKAQSMKRSSSRELLQRKTFGSEELWFAISKVD; the protein is encoded by the coding sequence ATGTCAAAACAAATACAATTACCAAACAAAACATTACCGGAAATAGAAGCTGAAGTTACTAAATTCTGGAAAGAAAATCAAATTTTTGAGAAAGTTACAAAACTGCGAGAAAATGCTCCGAAATACAGGTTTGTAGATGGGCCGCCTTTTCCTAACGATGTTCCACATTATGGTCATATGCTTTGTTCGGTTGCAAAAGATGTGATACCTCGCTACCAAACTATGAAAGGTAAATCAGTTCGACGTGTTTTTGGTTGGGATTGTCATGGACTTGCTGTTGAAGAAAAGCTAAATTCTAAACTTGGCATCAAGGGAGAAGAGTCAAAAGACAAAATCGAAAATGAAATAGGTATCAAAAACTACATACAAATGTGTCGTGACTTTGTAGGTACGAACATTGATGCATGGAGGTGGTATATGGACAAACTAGGTCGATGGTCTGATATGGATCATGCATACAAAACTATGGATCAAAAGTTTGGAGAATCTGTAGTTTGGGCATTCAAACAACTTTGGGATAAAGGATTAATTTATAAAGGCAAACGAACTTCATTATATTCTACGGATTCAGGTACCCCAGTTTCAGAATTTGAAGTAAATATGGACCCTGATAATTATCAAGAAACTGAAGATGTGTCAGTTTATATGAAATTTAGATTGATCAATCCATTTGAGTTATCTAGTAAAGTTTTCGAAAGAAGTAATGTTTTTGTTTTGGCTTGGACTACAACTCCTTGGACACTTTATGCCAACTTTGCTTTGGCTGTGAATGAAGCTGAAGATTATCTTTTAGTCAAATATGATGAGAATAAGGAAGAACACTTGGTACTTGCAGACAAATTATTTGATCAATTAAAACAAAGTTTATCAAAAGAATTCGTAAATCCTCAAGTTATAGATAAATTCAAAGGAAAAGAACTGCTGAATTTAAATTATGAGCAATACTTGCCTGATATTCCAACTCAGAATTCTAATGATTTCAAAATCTATCATGGAGATCATGTGTCAATGGAGGATGGGACCGGTATAGTTCATATAGCACCAGCATATGGTGCAGAAGACTTCGAAATGGGCAAAAAGTTTGAACTAAGTGACTATGGATCTATAGATAATACAGGACATTTACTAGTGGGAAGTTATAAAGGTAAATACCTTCGGGATGCAAATTTGGAAATAGCAAAAGAATTACTTCGAGATGAAAAAGTCTTGAAAATCAAAAGTTACAAACATAGACTTCCTTATTATAGAGGTGTAAATCCACTTATTTACAAAACTCAAGATGCTTGGTTTATAGATGTACAAAAAATCAAACCAAGAATGCTTGAACTTATAGATCAAACGAATTGGATTCCAGAATCCATAAGGGATGGTAGATGGAAAAATACCATAGAATCTTCCCCGGATTGGTGTATTTCTCGTGAAAGATACTGGAATACGATTATGCCAATTTGGGTGAACCTAGAAGATGAAAATGATATGTGGGTAATAGGTTCAATTCAAGAAATGATGGACAATTCAAATGATCAAATATACAAAAAGGATGATAAATATTACCTTCAAGTAAATGACAACGAGGTAACTATGCACCGGGACATATGTGACGATATCATTCTACATAGAGATGGAAAACATTACAAAAGAATCTCTCAAGTACTAGATAATTGGATGGATGCCGGGTCAGTTCCATTCGCTGAGTACCATTATCCGTTTGAAAACACAGAGGTTTTCAAATCGAAGCCATCAGCTGACTTTATAGTTGAGTATGTTGGTCAAGTTCGAGCGTGGTTCAATGTTTTATATAGGATGTCAGTTGGAGTTTTTGATGATATTGCTTTTGATAATGTGATTTGTACAGGTGTAGTTGCTGGAAATGATGGAAGGAAGATGAGTAAAAGCTACGGGAATTATCCAGATAGTACAAAAGTTTTAAATGAAGTAGGTGGCGAAGCTGTTAGACTATTTCTCATGAATTCACCTTTACTTCTTGGTGGAGATGCAGAATGTAAAGAGGAAACAATTAAAGATCAAGTCAAGATCATTCTCTTGCCACTTTTGAATAGTTTAAAATACTTTGTTTTATACGCGGAAGATTTCAAATATGATGGGAACTTTGTTTCAGATAACTTTTCGGACACGTGGATTTTGACAAAACTATCACAGTTAATTGTAGGTACTGATACAAACTTGTCAAATTACAACATACCAAATGTAGCAAAAGATTTGCAGACATTTATAAATGAACTGTCCAGTTGGTACATCAAAACAAACAGGGATAGATTTGTATCGAAAGATAATTCAGCTTTGCAAACGCTCTACAGAGTGCTGTTGAATCTGACTTTCAGTATGTCGCCATTGATTCCTTTTGTAACTGAGTATAGTTGGCAAGTTTTGAAAGATTACCAAGATAAATTTAACTTTGAATCAGTTCATATGGTTGAATGGGAGAATATTGAAACGACTACAACCTTGCAGGCAACTTCAACAGTGGAGCAATTCCCAGATGTTTTTTCTAAAATGGAAGAGGTTAGAGATATAATTTCAGCTGGTTTGAAGATTCGAGATGAAAACAAAATCCCTGTTAAACAGGTATTGTCAAGTGTTGAAGTAAGCAAAAAACTAACTAAAGAACAAATTGAGCTAATTAAGCAAGAATTAAATGTGTTTGAATTAGTGAATGACAAATTAAATGATGATTTGAAAATTAAACTTGATTTAAATATCACAAATGAACTCAGATTATTGGGTTTGGTTAGGGAGATTACATCTTTCTTTCAGCTTGAAAGGAAACAAATTGGACTTAACTTGGAAGATGAGGTCAATATACTTTACAATGGTTCCAATCTTGTTTTAGACTCAATTGAAGCAAATTTGGAGCAACTTTCATCTAAGATTAAAGCACAAAGTATGAAGAGAAGCTCCTCGAGAGAGTTATTGCAAAGGAAAACTTTTGGAAGTGAAGAGCTTTGGTTCGCTATTTCCAAGGTTGACTAA